DNA from Gephyromycinifex aptenodytis:
CGGCGGCCGCAGGTAGCGCCCAGCGCACCTGGGCGAACCGGGCTCGACGCCGCCGCGTGGGTTCGAGCCGGACAGGTGCGGCAGCGGTCGCGGCATGGCCGGCCCGTTGCCGGGCGGGGGGATCGCAGGCGAGCAACCTGGCCCGCAACTGTGCCTTGTGGGCCAGTTGCCTCTGGCTCAGGTCGGCGTCGGCCGGGTCCATTGCCCGCAGGTCTGCGTCAAGTGCCGCATCGGGGTAGTGCAGTGCATCATTCATGAGGAAGCCTCCTCGTAGTCGGGGGCGTCGTCGGTCGCGGCGCCCTCGAGGCGGCGTCGCAGGACCCGACGTGCGCGGGAAAGCCGTAGGCGGTAGGCATCGGCGCTGATCCCCAGGACAGCGCCGGCAGCACGGGAGTCCAGTCCGTCCAGGACGTTCAAGGCGATGACCTCTTGCTCGCCGGCCCGCAGGCCATCCCAGGCCCGTGCCAGGTCGAGGCGGCGGGCGATGAGATCGCCCCCGTCGTGCAGGCCGCCGTGGATCGGCGGTGTCTGCGCCAGACGCACCGACAGGGCATCTTGTCGA
Protein-coding regions in this window:
- a CDS encoding RNA polymerase sigma factor produces the protein MNASPEDLRRGFESLYEAVYDDLLRFVQRRCDPHRAEDVVAEAMLVAWRRVDQLPTELDQARAWTFGIARNCLLAENRVARRQDALSVRLAQTPPIHGGLHDGGDLIARRLDLARAWDGLRAGEQEVIALNVLDGLDSRAAGAVLGISADAYRLRLSRARRVLRRRLEGAATDDAPDYEEASS